A genomic window from Lotus japonicus ecotype B-129 chromosome 1, LjGifu_v1.2 includes:
- the LOC130718127 gene encoding uncharacterized protein LOC130718127 yields MQNEQKDEVVWAVNRLKDLIINEDNLPKVFVTDKDQVLMEALETVFPAARCLLCQFHVLKSVTGEMKKLVKDIETREDITDRWNQLMYAANEVEYDKAVGAMSNTGELWTYIETNWLPLRSKFVKFEIDTCMHMGCTTTNRVEGAHSKLKKLLSDSKGDLVIAWTAMNKLIIMQHDKIKESFQLSIFVTEHSLNDPFYKHLRGFVSRAALHIIVKEKTQIGMIGVGGIYCECVLRRTHGLPCACELMKFESVPLLAIHPHWRKLTWDSSDRDMDPTLGLSFESEFDKLRTKFEESSHGVRMSIIESLRMITYPETTSMCAPTKKKTRGRPMRSTNKPKKFAKGCGETSTKRIPCRWETIDKEYPGSWRDSNTTPLQEPSPKVRSQKASKASKASKASKVSTASKASKVQSPLIRMVCTKNKKPVSSYLRRRYLKQIPDEFHPFVVDFINVKGDGHCGYRCVASLKGLAEDD; encoded by the exons AGGATGAGGTTGTTTGGGCTGTGAATAGATTAAAAGACTTGATCATTAATGAGGACAATCTGCCGAAGGTCTTTGTTACAGACAAAGACCAAGTTTTGATGGAAGCATTGGAAACTGTTTTTCCCGCAGCTCGCTGTCTTCTATGTCAGTTTCATGTACTTAAGAGTGTAACTGGCGAGATGAAGAAACTTGTGAAAGACATTGAGACACGTGAAGACATTACTGATAGATGGAATCAGTTGATGTATGCTGCCAACGAGGTTGAGTATGATAAAGCTGTGGGTGCTATGTCGAATACCGGTGAGCTCTGGACTTACATTGAGACTAACTGGTTGCCTTTGAGAAGCAAGTTTGTGAAGTTTGAGATTGATACTTGTATGCACATGGGGTGCACGACAACAAACAG AGTTGAGGGGGCACACTCAAAGCTGAAGAAACTATTGTCCGACAGTAAGGGTGACTTGGTCATTGCGTGGACTGCGATGAACAAGCTTATTATCATGCAGCATGACAAGATAAAGGAGTCCTTCCAGCTCAGCATATTTGTCACAGAGCATTCTTTGAATGACCCGTTCTATAAGCATTTGCGCGGGTTTGTATCTAGAGCCGCATTGCACATTATTGTTAAAGAGAAGACTCAAATTGGCATGATTGGGGTTGGTGGTATATACTGTGAATGTGTACTTAGGAGAACCCATGGACTACCATGTGCTTGTGAGCTCATGAAGTTTGAATCTGTCCCATTACTTGCAATTCATCCACATTGGAGGAAATTGACTTGGGATTCTTCGGACCGTGACATGGATCCAACattgggtttgagttttgagTCTGAATTTGATAAATTACGAACCAAGTTCGAGGAGTCTTCTCACGGAGTTAGAATGTCGATCATTGAGAGCCTTAGAATGATTACTTATCCAGAAACGACTTCTATGTGCGCtccaacaaagaagaaaacaaggGGTAGGCCAATGAGATCCACTAACAAGCCCAAGAAGTTTGCCAAGGGATGTGGTGAGACCTCTACAAAGCGCATTCCTTGTAGATGGGAGACTATTGACAAGGAGTATCCGGGCTCATGGCGTGATAGCAACACGACACCATTACAGGAACCTTCTCCAAAGGTTAGGTCTCAAAAGGCTTCGAAGGCTTCTAAGGCTTCTAAGGCTTCTAAGGTTTCTACGGCTTCTAAGGCTTCTAAGGTACAAAGTCCTCTGATCCGGATGGTGTGTACAAAGAATAAGAAGCCTGTGAGTAGTTACCTACGTCGGCGCTACCTTAAACAAATCCCTGATGAGTTTCATCCATTCGTTGTTGACTTTATAAATGTAAAGGGAGATGGCCACTGTGGATATAGATGTGTTGCATCGTTGAAGGGTCTTGCAGAAGACGATTGA
- the LOC130732400 gene encoding uncharacterized protein LOC130732400, giving the protein MYINMFGASEVNQMRLALTVKDTKPVGEDKWMMIPNMAYLISTTYKFIVLTIANTGCNTFYPLKGKADLVEEHKFMPIVLVNKDHFVGVTLREGHPMPTTAHLWAYNCHPDARKWEEPYKERIEEYAAYLKQKNGGCSDDIIDLSDD; this is encoded by the exons ATGTACATCAACATGTTTGGAGCCAGCGAGGTTAACCAAATGCGTTTAGCTCTAACAGTTAAGGATACTAAGCCCGTAGGTGAAGACAAGTGGATGATGATACCAAATATGGCCTACCTTATTTCCACAACATATAAGTTCATAGTGTTGACTATTGCTAATACCGGATGCAACACTTTTTATCCGTTAAAGGGAAAGGCGGACCTAGTGGAAGAACACAAATTCATGCCGATTGTGCTTGTCAATAAAGATCATTTCGTTGGG GTTACTCTTCGTGAAGGCCATCCAATGCCGACCACAGCTCACTTGTGGGCATACAACTGTCACCCGGATGCAAGAAAATGGGAAGAGCCTTACAAAGAGCGCATTGAAGAATACGCGGCTTATCTGAAACAAAAAAATGGAGGATGTAGTGATGATATTATTGACCTTAGTGATGATTAA